Proteins from one Salarias fasciatus chromosome 14, fSalaFa1.1, whole genome shotgun sequence genomic window:
- the LOC115400499 gene encoding von Willebrand factor A domain-containing protein 5A-like isoform X3 translates to MMNCCGLLTVQKEPVPLKSIEVELEVRDHVATVVSTLNYQNKEDKPIEAVFVFPLPGDAAVCHFSAKMGQKEIVAEVKEKQEAREEYDDALSSGQQAFLLEESDQSPDVFSMRVGCLPPGESASIRLEYVTELAVQADEGLRFCLPAVLNPRYTPQGSEATAVQVNSVPASLVPYSLSFSARVSSPRPISKVESSCSLDPLQFLNTDQTQATVKLGAGHKFDRDVEVLIYYKDAHQPTAVVEAGQASAKPGTLMGDPVVMVSLFPEFPQSVMSSVTSCGEFVFLVDRSGSMGVPMNNKDRNQTRISSARETLLLLLKSLPMGCYFNIYSFGSRYEHIFPKSVEYSQQTMEEALKIVGTMEADLGGTEIVKPLKHIYEQPCIPSQPRQLFIFTDGEVDNTKQVLDLVKKNSGSHRCFSFGIGEGASSALINGLAREGGGHAQFITGSDRMQPKVMQSLRFALQPAVKDVSVTWDLPKGTSVMVVSPPITTIFQGQRTLLYGRLTGQSAEAAQGGVTVKYSLSGSPSQTQLLFDLKPKEDTGLTIHRLAARTLIRSLETEDRDNLEKDDYEAKKKKVVELSVQSGVSSAFTAFVAVNRDSGEATHGPLVRRDIPVPMAMGMMSSMVLGCAAVDMDCGPQMMMCSSIGGLPDSFDDEGDYEEPLSGNGCRSIGHYQYFCDDEGDDYEPLSADTRPPLVRREVINQGPKASKPLRAKGCFFPSLLAARPPLVRHEVINQGPKASKPTRAKGGSFASLLAGSVGLDEIEVIPPKQPPRDPFLQLVSLQKASGCWLLDSALAAALGKTCEEVEKSKPALMNNEVWATVLALIWLHGFKSDAKEEWELLSMKAVLWLRAQKASSLSESVEAGKVLLGCSFQKDVLEL, encoded by the exons ATGATGAACTGCTGTGGTTTGCTGACTGTCCAGAAGGAACcag TCCCTCTGAAGAGCAttgaggtggagctggaggtgagggACCATGTGGCTACAGTGGTCTCCACTCTGAACTACCAGAACAAAGAGGACAAACCCATCGAGGCGGTTTTTGTCTTCCCTCTGCCTGGAGATGCCGCTGTCTGTCATTTCAGTGCCAAGATGGGACAGAAGGAGATTGTGGCTGAGGTGAAGGAGAAACAGGAG GCTCGTGAGGAGTATGATGATGCTTTGAGCTCTGGTCAGCAGGctttcctgctggaggagagtgaTCAGAGTCCAGATGTTTTCTCAATGAGGGTGGGCTGTCTGCCTCCAGGAGAGAGCGCCTCCATCAGGCTGGAGTACGTCACTGAGCTGGCAGTGCAGGCTGATGAGGGGCTGAGGTTTTGTCTGCCTGCTGTGCTCAACCCTCGATACACACCTCAGG GTAGTGAAGCTACAGCCGTCCAGGTGAACTCTGTTCCAGCCTCTCTGGTTCCTTACAGTCTGTCTTTTTCTGCTCGAGTGTCCTCTCCTCGTCCCATCTCTAAAGTGGAGTCCAGCTGTTCCCTGGATCCTCTCCAGTTCCTGAACACAGACCAAACCCAGGCCACG gtgaagctgggTGCAGGACACAAGTTTGACAGAGATGTTGAAGTGCTGATATATTACAAAGATGCCCACCAGCCCACTGCTGTGGTGGAAGCAGGACAGGCCTCTGCAAAACCtg GCACTCTGATGGGTGATCCAGTGGTGATGGTGAGCCTGTTCCCTGAGTTTCCTCAGTCTGTCATGTCTTCAGTGACTTCCTGTGGAGAGTTTGTGTTCCTCGTGGACCGATCTGGAAGTATGGGGGTCCCGATgaacaacaaagacagaaatcagACTCGCATAAGCAGTGCTAGG gaaacgctgctgctgctgttgaagagTCTACCAATGGGCTGCTACTTCAACATCTACAGTTTTGGATCCAGATATGAGCACATCTTCCC TAAAAGTGTGGAGTACAGTCAGCAGACCATGGAGGAGGCCCTGAAGATAGTTGGGACGATGGAGGCAGATCTGGGAGGAACAGAAATTGTGAAGCCTCTCAAGCATATTTATGAGCAGCCCTGCATTCCCAGTCAGCCCAGacaa CTGTTCATCTTTACTGACGGGGAGGTGGACAACACCAAACAAGTTTTAGACCTGGTGAAGAAGAATTCTGGCTCCCACAG GTGTTTCTCCTTCGGGATCGGGGAAGGAGCCAGCTCTGCTCTCATCAACGGGTTggccagagagggagggggtcacgctcagttcatcacaggaagtgacaggatgCAGCCAAAG GTGATGCAGTCGCTGCGTTTCGCTCTGCAACCGGCTGTGAAAGACGTCTCAGTCACGTGGGATTTACCGAAGGGAACCTCTGTCATGGTTGTCTCTCCACCCATCACCACCATCTTCCAGGGTCAGAGGACGCTGCTGTATGGCCGACTCACTGGTCAG AGCGCAGAGGCAGCACAGGGCGGTGTGACGGTGAAGTACAGCCTCTCTGGAAGTCCCAGTCAGACTCAGCTACTCTTTGATCTCAAGCCAAAAGAAGACACTGG ATTAACAATACACAGGTTGGCTGCTCGGACTCTGATTCGATCCCTGGAaacggaggacagagacaactTGGAAAAAGATGATTATGaagcgaagaagaagaaggtggtGGAGCTCAGTGTCCAGTCGGGAGTGAGTAGCGCCTTCACTGCTTTCGTTGCTGTCAACCGAGACAGCGGTGAGGCAACTCACGGACCCCTGGTGCGCAGAGATATTCCTGTGCCCA TGGCGATGGGAATGATGTCTTCAATGGTGTTGGGCTGTGCTGCCGTGGATATGGATTGTGGTCCCCAAATGATGA TGTGCAGCAGTATTGGTGGCCTTCCAGATTCATTCGATGATGAGGGTGACTACGAAGAACCATTATCAGGTAATG GGTGCAGAAGTATTGGTCATTATCAATATTTCTGCGACGATGAGGGTGACGACTATGAACCATTATCAGCTGACA CGCGGCCTCCTCTTGTTCGGCGTGAGGTGATCAACCAGGGTCCGAAGGCATCGAAACCTCTACGTGCGAAAGGATGCTTCTTCCCAAGCCTATTGGCAG CGCGGCCTCCTCTTGTTCGGCATGAGGTGATCAACCAGGGTCCGAAGGCATCGAAACCTACACGTGCGAAAGGAGGCTCCTTCGCAAGCCTATTGGCAG GGTCAGTAGGTCTTGATGAGATCGAGGTTATTCCTCCCAAACAGCCCCCCAGAGACCCCTTTCTGCAGCTGGTGTCCCTCCAGAAGGCatctggctgctggctgctggattcagctctggctgctgctctgGGAAAGACCTGTGAGGAAGTGGAAAAGTCTAAACCTGCACTG ATGAACAATGAAGTGTGGGCGACCGTCCTCGCTCTGATCTGGCTTCATGGATTCAAGAGTGACGCAAAGGAGGAGTGGGAGCTTCTGTCCATGAAGGCTGTCTTGTGGCTTCGTGCTCAGAAAG caTCGTCTTTATCAGAAAGTGTGGAAGCTGGAAAAGTACTTTTGGGATGTAGCTTCCAGAAAGATGTTCTTGAGCTCTGA